One genomic segment of Brassica napus cultivar Da-Ae chromosome A3, Da-Ae, whole genome shotgun sequence includes these proteins:
- the LOC111214410 gene encoding uncharacterized protein LOC111214410 produces the protein MKKSKGSSFNQHEDELLCRVYLEISEEPICSNNQSIGRLWEKIKDSYNEKKDESWKR, from the coding sequence atgaaaaagagtAAAGGCTCATCGTTCAATCAACATGAAGATGAATTATTATGTCGTGTGTATTTAGAAATATCTGAAGAACCAATTTGTAGTAATAATCAATCTATAGGAAGGCTATGGGAAAAAATCAAAGATAGTTACAATGAAAAAAAAGATGAGAGTTGGAAAAGGTAA